Proteins encoded together in one Solanum lycopersicum chromosome 7, SLM_r2.1 window:
- the LOC138337203 gene encoding uncharacterized protein: MEKVKMIQERLKMTDICQKSYTNFRRRQLEFEVDNWVYLKISPLKGVMRFGKKGKLSPRYIGPYRISKRIRSVSYKLELPQELVVHPMFHISMLKKGIGDPSLIVLIESIAIKDSLYYEEILVKILEREVRKLRTKEVMLVIVFWRNQFVEEATWEYEEDRKKIYPHLFESGEYTDLVKEILFKDECSQRGDTVTSGNL; encoded by the exons ATGGAGAAGGTGAAGATGATCCAAGAGAGATTGAAAATGACAGATATTTGTCAAAAATCCTACACAAATTTTAGGAGAAGACAGTTGGAGTTTGAGGTGGATAATTgggtatatttaaaaatttcacccctgaagggtgttatgaggtttggtaagaaggggaaacttagtccccggtatattggtccttataGAATCTCCAAGAGAATTCGCAGTGTATCTTATAAGTTAGAGCTACCCCAAGAGTTAGTAGTTCATCCAATGTTTCacatttctatgttgaaaaagggcataggtgatccttcattgattgtacTAATTGAAAGTATTGCGATTAAGGATAGCTTATACTATGAAGAGATTCTGGTTAAGATTTTAGAGCgtgaagttcgcaagttgagaacaaaggaaGTTATGTTAGTCATAGTcttttggaggaaccaatttgttgaggAAGCAACTTGGGAATATGAAGAggataggaagaagatatatccacatctctttgaatccggaGAGTATACAGATCTag TGAAAGAAATCTTATTCAAGGATGAATGTTCGCAACGGGGAGATACTGTAACATCTGGTAACTTGTAA